In one Pelagibaculum spongiae genomic region, the following are encoded:
- a CDS encoding pilus assembly protein PilM: MFPFLRGKQQPLIGLDISSTSVKLLELSKVGTRYRVESYAVEPLPPNAVVERDIKDVDGVAETVRKLIDRARPNAKGVAIAVAGSAVITKVIQMEAGLTENDIESQIAVEADQYIPYPLDEVSLDFDVMGSNPKDASKMDVLLAASRSENVDSRVAAVEIAGLTPLVVDVEAYGMERAFHLVADQLPGRGEGQTIAVMDVGATMSTLSVLHDRKTTYTREQVFGGAQLTEEIQRRYGLSYSEAGMAKKQGGLPDDYVPEVLEPFKEAVVQQVTRSLQFFYSSSQYTEIDQIVLAGGCSSIAGLDDLVEERIGTPTVVANPFAEMSLSSKVSAQALSNDAPALMISCGLALRSFINDGKY, encoded by the coding sequence ATGTTTCCATTTCTTCGTGGAAAGCAACAACCTCTGATTGGACTAGATATCAGTTCAACTTCGGTAAAGCTGTTAGAACTTAGTAAAGTTGGCACGCGTTATCGGGTTGAAAGCTACGCAGTAGAGCCTCTGCCACCAAATGCGGTGGTTGAGCGTGATATCAAGGACGTCGATGGAGTTGCTGAGACTGTACGTAAGCTGATTGACAGAGCTAGGCCTAATGCAAAAGGGGTCGCAATAGCAGTAGCTGGATCAGCCGTTATAACTAAAGTGATCCAGATGGAAGCGGGTCTCACTGAAAATGATATAGAAAGTCAGATAGCGGTAGAAGCAGATCAATACATACCTTATCCACTCGATGAGGTGAGTCTAGATTTTGATGTCATGGGTTCAAACCCTAAGGACGCATCAAAAATGGATGTGTTGTTGGCTGCATCTCGAAGCGAAAATGTTGATAGCAGAGTTGCTGCAGTTGAAATTGCTGGATTAACTCCTTTGGTTGTTGATGTTGAAGCTTATGGTATGGAGCGAGCTTTCCACCTCGTTGCAGATCAATTGCCTGGTCGAGGTGAAGGTCAAACCATCGCAGTAATGGATGTAGGTGCAACCATGTCTACACTTTCTGTGCTACATGACCGTAAAACTACCTATACCCGGGAACAGGTTTTCGGAGGTGCTCAGCTTACTGAAGAAATTCAGCGTCGTTACGGTTTATCGTATAGCGAAGCGGGTATGGCTAAAAAGCAAGGCGGATTACCTGACGATTATGTGCCTGAAGTTTTAGAACCATTCAAGGAAGCAGTGGTTCAGCAAGTGACGCGTTCTCTCCAGTTCTTCTATTCATCCAGTCAATATACTGAGATTGATCAGATTGTTTTAGCAGGTGGTTGTTCTTCAATCGCTGGCTTGGATGATTTGGTAGAAGAAAGAATCGGTACCCCTACAGTGGTTGCCAATCCGTTTGCTGAGATGTCGTTGTCCTCCAAAGTTAGCGCTCAGGCACTCAGTAATGATGCCCCTGCGTTGATGATCAGTTGTGGACTGGCGCTAAGGAGTTTTATCAACGATGGCAAGTATTAA
- a CDS encoding PilN domain-containing protein: protein MASINLLDWREDRRDRRKKEFITVLVSVVVVCLMLLFLTHMVYESWIDGQRQRNNYLKNEISVLDRQIREIRELEDQRRQLEDRMNVIQKLQSSRPQVVRLFDEIVRVMPDGVYVTKIERKGKLIYLEGRAESNTRVSRLMRNIDESDWLDKPVLSVIREAKGGQGGASREFRLTLREGQPEQENSEAERG from the coding sequence ATGGCAAGTATTAACCTTCTAGACTGGCGCGAAGATCGGCGAGATAGGCGGAAGAAGGAATTCATCACTGTCCTCGTCAGCGTAGTGGTTGTTTGTCTAATGCTACTGTTTCTGACTCATATGGTTTATGAGTCATGGATTGACGGTCAGCGTCAGCGAAACAATTATCTTAAAAATGAAATTTCAGTATTGGATCGGCAAATTCGAGAAATTCGGGAGCTGGAAGACCAGCGTCGTCAACTCGAAGATCGCATGAATGTGATTCAAAAGCTGCAATCCAGTCGGCCTCAAGTTGTTCGATTATTTGATGAAATTGTTCGGGTCATGCCGGATGGTGTTTATGTCACTAAAATCGAACGCAAGGGAAAGCTGATTTACCTTGAAGGTCGTGCTGAGTCGAATACGCGGGTTTCTCGCTTAATGAGAAATATCGATGAGTCTGATTGGTTAGATAAACCAGTACTCAGCGTAATTCGTGAAGCTAAAGGTGGCCAAGGCGGTGCAAGTCGCGAGTTCCGTCTGACCTTACGTGAAGGTCAGCCTGAGCAAGAAAACTCAGAAGCGGAGCGGGGGTGA
- a CDS encoding type 4a pilus biogenesis protein PilO: MAIDLKTFGDELNNLDPHPGNWSAAVKTFFIILAVIVVLAAGYYFVVQDQGAKLQREQKQEQTLRTQFEAKQQKAANIDLYKKQMVVMQDSFGALLRQLPAETEVPGLLEDISHTGISNGLKFNVINLQAENAVEFYAELPISIEVIGEYHQLGEFVSNVAGLPRIVTLHDFSISTSKNKENKSRLAMKIQAKTYRYSVEGEG, translated from the coding sequence ATGGCAATTGACTTAAAAACCTTTGGCGATGAACTCAATAACCTGGATCCACATCCAGGAAATTGGTCAGCAGCGGTAAAAACTTTTTTTATCATTCTTGCTGTAATTGTTGTATTGGCGGCTGGTTATTACTTTGTAGTTCAAGATCAAGGCGCTAAATTACAACGTGAGCAAAAGCAAGAGCAGACGCTACGTACTCAGTTTGAGGCCAAACAGCAGAAAGCTGCCAACATCGATTTGTATAAAAAACAAATGGTGGTGATGCAAGACTCTTTTGGAGCACTGCTTCGACAGCTGCCAGCTGAAACCGAGGTTCCAGGGTTGTTGGAAGATATTTCCCACACTGGTATTTCAAATGGTCTAAAGTTCAACGTGATTAATCTTCAAGCTGAAAATGCCGTTGAGTTTTACGCTGAATTGCCAATTTCGATAGAAGTCATTGGTGAATATCATCAGCTGGGAGAATTTGTGAGTAATGTAGCGGGATTACCGCGAATTGTGACATTGCACGATTTCTCGATTTCTACCAGCAAGAATAAAGAAAATAAGTCACGCCTTGCGATGAAAATTCAGGCCAAGACATATAGGTACAGCGTGGAGGGTGAAGGATGA
- a CDS encoding pilus assembly protein PilP — protein sequence MIKKLHLLLVLSILGLTGCEETNLQGLEGWVGGVKSRQPEKVRPLPEVKPYEAFVYQAIDLRSPFINAFQDVAETTEITSDNGIRPDAARVREVLEGYPLDTLSMVGVLRNDLGVWAIIRDKEGTVYRIARGNYLGTNHGRVDTIEQDRIELTEIIPDGRGGWMERPTTLGLDQ from the coding sequence ATGATCAAAAAACTCCATCTGTTGCTAGTTTTATCTATTTTGGGTTTGACTGGTTGTGAAGAGACGAACCTACAAGGACTGGAAGGTTGGGTAGGTGGCGTCAAGAGCAGGCAACCAGAAAAAGTCAGACCTTTACCTGAAGTGAAGCCATATGAAGCTTTCGTTTATCAGGCAATAGATTTACGTAGTCCGTTTATCAACGCATTCCAAGATGTAGCAGAAACCACCGAAATTACTAGTGATAATGGTATTCGGCCAGATGCAGCAAGGGTGCGGGAAGTATTGGAAGGTTATCCACTAGATACACTTTCAATGGTAGGTGTGCTGCGTAATGACCTAGGAGTATGGGCCATTATCAGGGACAAGGAAGGAACTGTGTATCGAATTGCAAGGGGTAATTACCTAGGCACTAACCATGGCCGGGTAGATACTATTGAACAAGATCGCATTGAACTGACAGAGATTATTCCAGACGGAAGAGGTGGTTGGATGGAACGACCAACAACTCTTGGACTGGATCAGTGA
- the pilQ gene encoding type IV pilus secretin PilQ has translation MGNTLSLARANLKRTLAVALVAMLQLFFIQGALAQENPVLESVDFSVLPGDRVQVDLQFNQQVALPQKFSTNSPARIALDFEGVSNALERRSLPIGIGLAKSMTVVEAQGRTRVVFNLVSLVPDEVTSEGRVIRVLLGADGAAAPVIESTSAVASSSPASASRAIDSIDFKRGDEGEGQVVIRFNDPRTPVDLRQEGSRILVDLVDSAIPADLIRRLDVTDFATPVRFIDASQKGGNARISIETSNDFEHLAYQTDNVFTVEFKPLTAEEKEQLEESRFQFTGERLSLNFQSIEVRAVLQLIADFTGLNMVTSDSVQGTLTLRLQNVPWDQALDIILRTKGLSKRQTGNVILVAPSEEIAANEKLQLEATKQVEELAPLRLEFIPINYAKAAELSSLLSTGGQGLLSERGKVSIDERTNTLMVQETAARLDEIRNLIAQLDVPVRQVLIEARIVIADNRFREELGVRFGLSDRNSDGALSGNIDGNDTLRAGNTPSVNDRLLVDLPTVSSAAGSVAFQLSRVTDGTLLDLELSALQNESLIEIVASPRLITSNQSEAFIESGEEIPYQNATSSGATSVEFKKAVLSLKVTPQITPDNRVIMDLSISLDSRGEDTTEGPAINTQEINTQVLIENGETVVLGGIFNQTKTDTINKVPVLGDLPFVGWLFRRTINVDDKRELLIFVTPKIIKDTLSVQ, from the coding sequence ATGGGAAATACACTGAGCCTTGCCAGGGCAAACCTGAAAAGGACATTGGCAGTAGCATTAGTTGCAATGTTGCAGCTGTTTTTTATTCAGGGTGCACTAGCACAGGAAAATCCGGTTTTAGAAAGCGTTGATTTTAGCGTTTTACCGGGTGATCGAGTTCAAGTTGATTTGCAATTCAATCAGCAAGTAGCGCTTCCACAAAAATTTTCTACCAATAGTCCAGCTCGTATTGCTCTGGATTTCGAAGGCGTCAGCAATGCTTTGGAGCGTCGCTCCTTACCAATTGGTATTGGCCTTGCTAAGAGCATGACCGTCGTTGAAGCTCAGGGACGTACACGAGTTGTTTTTAACTTGGTGAGCTTAGTTCCTGATGAAGTGACTAGTGAAGGTCGGGTGATTCGTGTTCTGCTAGGTGCCGATGGTGCAGCAGCTCCAGTAATAGAATCCACTTCTGCAGTAGCCTCTTCTTCTCCTGCTTCAGCATCTCGAGCAATCGACAGTATCGATTTCAAGCGCGGCGATGAAGGCGAAGGTCAGGTGGTGATTCGTTTTAACGACCCGCGCACTCCAGTCGATTTACGTCAGGAAGGAAGCCGCATATTGGTAGATTTAGTTGATTCTGCCATCCCAGCTGATTTAATTCGTCGCTTAGATGTAACTGATTTTGCTACTCCGGTTCGTTTTATCGATGCCAGCCAAAAAGGCGGCAATGCCCGAATTAGCATTGAAACTTCAAATGACTTTGAGCACCTGGCTTACCAAACAGACAACGTCTTTACTGTTGAATTCAAGCCGCTGACTGCTGAAGAAAAAGAACAACTCGAAGAGTCTCGCTTCCAGTTCACCGGTGAGCGTTTATCGCTTAACTTCCAAAGCATCGAAGTTCGTGCAGTATTGCAGCTGATTGCTGATTTCACTGGTCTTAACATGGTGACCTCTGACTCAGTGCAAGGCACTTTGACGCTACGTTTACAAAACGTACCTTGGGATCAGGCACTGGATATTATCCTGAGAACGAAAGGTTTGAGTAAGCGTCAAACGGGTAATGTAATTCTTGTTGCTCCTTCTGAAGAAATTGCAGCGAATGAAAAACTGCAGTTAGAAGCAACTAAGCAAGTTGAAGAGTTGGCTCCATTGCGCTTGGAATTCATTCCAATCAACTATGCAAAAGCAGCTGAGCTTTCATCGTTATTATCAACTGGCGGACAAGGTCTGCTGTCAGAGCGTGGCAAGGTAAGCATCGATGAACGAACCAATACTTTAATGGTTCAAGAAACGGCAGCTCGTCTTGATGAAATCCGTAATCTGATTGCCCAGCTGGACGTTCCAGTTCGTCAGGTGTTGATCGAAGCTCGTATCGTCATTGCTGATAACAGATTCCGTGAAGAGTTGGGGGTTCGCTTTGGCCTTTCAGATCGCAACTCTGACGGCGCACTTTCTGGTAATATCGATGGTAACGACACATTGCGTGCCGGTAATACGCCTTCAGTTAATGATCGGTTGTTGGTTGATTTGCCAACAGTCAGTTCTGCAGCTGGTTCTGTTGCATTCCAGTTGTCACGAGTGACTGATGGCACCTTGCTAGATTTGGAATTATCAGCCTTGCAAAATGAATCTCTGATTGAAATTGTCGCCAGCCCTCGTTTGATTACATCAAACCAAAGTGAAGCGTTCATTGAATCAGGTGAGGAAATCCCATATCAGAATGCGACTTCAAGCGGTGCAACATCGGTTGAATTCAAGAAAGCAGTTCTGAGCTTGAAGGTGACGCCACAGATTACTCCAGACAACCGGGTAATCATGGATCTCAGCATTAGTTTGGACTCTCGCGGTGAAGATACCACTGAAGGTCCTGCAATCAATACTCAAGAAATTAACACTCAGGTATTGATTGAAAATGGTGAGACCGTAGTATTAGGCGGTATCTTTAACCAAACCAAGACAGATACCATTAACAAAGTACCTGTTCTGGGAGATCTACCATTTGTGGGATGGCTATTCCGCCGCACTATTAATGTAGATGACAAGCGTGAGCTTCTGATCTTCGTAACACCTAAGATCATCAAAGACACCCTGTCAGTACAATAA
- the aroK gene encoding shikimate kinase AroK, with translation MRRTANIFLVGPMGAGKSTVGKQLARVLGKEFVDTDQEIERRSGADISWIFDVEGEDGFRKREASVIDELTQKQGIVLATGGGAVADKDSRARLAARGTVVYLEASIEQQLDRTNRDRNRPLLSNSDDPREVLEALMAERDPMYREIADMIVPTTSRTVKSVANEIVESLRL, from the coding sequence ATGAGACGAACAGCTAATATTTTTCTAGTTGGCCCCATGGGTGCCGGCAAGAGTACCGTCGGAAAACAGCTTGCCCGAGTGTTGGGTAAAGAGTTTGTAGACACGGATCAGGAAATCGAGCGACGCTCTGGCGCCGATATTTCCTGGATTTTTGATGTCGAAGGTGAGGATGGTTTTCGCAAACGCGAAGCCAGCGTCATCGACGAATTAACCCAGAAGCAAGGGATTGTCCTGGCTACTGGAGGAGGCGCTGTCGCTGATAAAGACAGTCGTGCTCGTCTGGCTGCCCGTGGCACCGTGGTTTATCTGGAGGCTTCAATTGAGCAACAGCTCGATAGAACCAACAGAGACCGCAATCGTCCGTTGCTCAGTAACTCCGACGACCCTCGAGAGGTTCTGGAAGCATTGATGGCAGAACGTGATCCTATGTATCGCGAAATTGCCGATATGATTGTTCCAACAACTTCCCGTACGGTTAAGTCGGTTGCTAATGAGATTGTTGAGAGCCTGAGGCTCTAA
- the aroB gene encoding 3-dehydroquinate synthase, with protein MTLDVNLGERSYPIHIGTELLNNAELVESLVIDRQVLIITNDTIAPLYLRATEKLLSSAGTLSSLILPDGEAFKNLTTLNQVFDRLLTLGYSRNCILVALGGGVIGDMTGYAAASYQRGVDFIQIPTTLLAQVDSSVGGKTGVNHPLGKNMIGAFHQPRLVLADMNSLKTLPDREYAAGLAEVVKYGILGDSEFFSWLEVNAEKLLARDPVLLAQAVERCCQNKATIVAEDEKESGKRALLNLGHTFGHAIEAHMGYGRWLHGEAVSAGMVMAVDLAQRLGWLTEQDVSRVRQLLLVMQLPVEGPAEMAVDDYLPRMAVDKKNLDGRLRLILPRSIGCCEMVSTVDHQLLCETLRSCSATR; from the coding sequence GTGACGCTAGATGTAAACCTCGGAGAGCGAAGTTATCCTATCCATATCGGAACGGAGCTGCTCAATAATGCTGAGCTAGTTGAATCTTTAGTGATTGATCGGCAAGTGCTGATTATCACTAACGATACAATTGCTCCGTTATATCTGAGGGCGACTGAAAAGTTGCTGTCTAGTGCTGGCACGCTATCTTCATTGATCTTGCCTGATGGTGAGGCGTTTAAAAACCTCACTACCTTAAATCAGGTATTTGACCGTTTGTTGACCCTAGGATACAGCCGTAATTGTATCCTGGTGGCGCTGGGTGGTGGTGTAATTGGTGATATGACCGGTTATGCCGCAGCCAGCTATCAACGCGGTGTCGATTTCATTCAAATCCCTACCACACTATTGGCTCAGGTGGATTCGTCTGTGGGCGGAAAAACTGGCGTCAATCACCCGTTAGGCAAAAACATGATCGGTGCTTTTCATCAGCCTAGGCTGGTATTAGCAGATATGAATAGCCTAAAAACCTTGCCTGATCGTGAATATGCAGCAGGTTTAGCGGAAGTGGTTAAATACGGCATTCTCGGCGATAGCGAATTTTTCAGTTGGCTTGAAGTCAATGCTGAAAAACTGCTTGCCCGGGATCCAGTGCTGTTGGCACAAGCGGTTGAGCGCTGCTGTCAAAATAAAGCAACCATAGTAGCTGAAGATGAAAAGGAGTCTGGTAAACGGGCACTTTTAAATCTGGGGCATACTTTTGGTCATGCGATTGAAGCACATATGGGTTATGGCCGTTGGTTACATGGTGAAGCGGTTTCAGCAGGCATGGTAATGGCTGTCGATCTGGCCCAACGATTGGGCTGGTTAACCGAACAAGATGTAAGCAGGGTACGCCAATTATTATTGGTTATGCAGTTGCCAGTAGAAGGCCCGGCTGAAATGGCAGTCGATGATTATTTGCCAAGAATGGCTGTGGACAAGAAAAATCTAGACGGTCGGTTGCGTCTGATCTTGCCCCGTTCGATTGGTTGTTGTGAGATGGTTAGCACCGTAGACCATCAATTGTTGTGCGAGACTTTGCGCTCCTGTTCGGCCACTCGATAA
- a CDS encoding AAA family ATPase, with protein sequence MSNTAPDLQAKSAPFLPSDQVSEMLEQAIYMARFSDLLLLVSGDSGSGRTSFAREIIRRAADLDVLELDALNINSLEHLQNAICQNIGLEQMRLPGDTLIPLFVDQLLQNHSRAASLLIVDNADRLDLEALTWLVNLQKHARQKKLRLPILFTAEPNFEHRMVLLEDQVASGQQYTFHLHSMDREEAASWLNHPLLLRALRRDPLGSEQIDNIWQQADGLPGKMLQLLNIEMLEIPKPKSGKTGFVFAAAGLLVASFGIAWWVNGGTDAIFAKEQLPEWAAKSQPTTPKFEVRDEPPAEPIRLADTSTIIELSSEAEARPKLVELDRQPVLSTEPAESALAVEADTASEALVELPVQPLDEKPQLVAEAQPVLSEQPTVIAVIEPLETKTNTKPQQPVIETAAIEAPVAEEIIPELESVEIDEVEAPPLQLVDAAAKATNQPLVVENQPVPEKPVAAKQTQKVAKAVLEIEVEAELSEVEPEAKSAPATKQEMTRWAEQEMEIQARDSKHWTMQILAASKQKILDKALKEYGLADSTNYYRVMRNGKIGYVLIYGNFPSKQAAFDAVSALPKEVRKSKPWIRRYSVIHKSLGQVEVDLK encoded by the coding sequence ATGAGCAACACTGCACCTGATCTGCAGGCAAAATCTGCACCTTTTCTGCCTTCAGACCAAGTTTCTGAAATGCTTGAGCAAGCTATTTATATGGCGCGCTTTAGCGACCTTCTTTTATTGGTATCCGGTGATTCGGGAAGTGGCCGCACCAGTTTTGCTCGCGAGATCATTCGTCGTGCAGCAGATCTTGATGTGCTGGAACTCGATGCACTGAATATTAATAGCCTGGAACATTTGCAAAATGCGATCTGCCAAAACATTGGCCTTGAGCAAATGCGCTTGCCCGGGGATACGTTAATTCCACTATTTGTGGACCAGCTATTACAAAATCACAGTCGCGCAGCCTCACTGCTGATTGTTGATAATGCTGACCGATTAGATCTTGAAGCCTTAACCTGGCTGGTGAATTTACAAAAACATGCCCGCCAGAAAAAACTCCGACTGCCAATTTTATTTACCGCAGAACCTAATTTTGAACATCGAATGGTGTTATTGGAAGATCAGGTAGCTTCTGGCCAGCAATATACTTTTCACCTTCATTCGATGGATCGTGAAGAAGCGGCCTCTTGGTTAAACCACCCTCTATTACTTCGCGCGCTCCGACGAGATCCTCTCGGTAGCGAACAGATTGATAATATCTGGCAACAGGCCGATGGCCTGCCAGGTAAAATGCTGCAGCTGCTCAATATTGAAATGCTCGAAATCCCCAAGCCAAAATCGGGAAAGACAGGATTTGTTTTTGCGGCTGCGGGTTTACTGGTTGCCTCATTTGGGATTGCCTGGTGGGTTAATGGCGGTACTGATGCCATTTTTGCCAAAGAGCAATTACCTGAGTGGGCTGCCAAATCTCAACCAACAACTCCAAAGTTTGAAGTCAGAGATGAACCTCCAGCAGAGCCGATTCGTTTGGCAGATACCAGCACTATTATTGAGTTGTCGTCAGAAGCTGAAGCTCGGCCAAAATTAGTTGAGTTAGACCGCCAGCCGGTGTTATCGACCGAGCCAGCAGAAAGCGCCCTTGCTGTTGAAGCAGATACTGCGAGTGAAGCTTTGGTAGAACTACCTGTTCAACCTCTCGACGAAAAACCTCAATTAGTAGCTGAAGCTCAACCAGTACTGTCTGAACAACCAACAGTTATTGCAGTTATTGAGCCGTTAGAAACAAAAACTAATACCAAACCACAGCAGCCAGTTATTGAAACTGCTGCGATTGAAGCGCCAGTCGCTGAAGAAATTATTCCTGAGCTGGAATCTGTTGAAATTGATGAAGTTGAAGCGCCACCACTTCAGCTGGTGGATGCCGCAGCTAAGGCAACCAATCAGCCGCTAGTTGTCGAGAATCAGCCAGTCCCAGAAAAACCAGTAGCGGCAAAGCAAACGCAGAAAGTAGCAAAAGCAGTACTAGAAATAGAGGTGGAAGCTGAGCTTTCTGAAGTAGAGCCTGAGGCCAAATCAGCGCCTGCCACCAAGCAGGAAATGACTCGCTGGGCTGAGCAGGAAATGGAAATTCAAGCCAGAGATAGCAAGCACTGGACCATGCAGATTTTAGCCGCATCCAAGCAGAAGATTCTGGACAAAGCGCTTAAAGAATATGGGTTAGCCGATAGTACGAATTACTACCGAGTCATGCGTAACGGCAAGATTGGGTATGTGCTGATCTACGGTAATTTTCCTAGTAAGCAGGCTGCATTTGATGCTGTCTCAGCCTTGCCTAAAGAAGTGCGTAAGTCCAAACCATGGATTCGCCGCTACTCAGTAATTCACAAGTCACTCGGCCAAGTGGAAGTTGATCTGAAATAA